One window of Penaeus chinensis breed Huanghai No. 1 chromosome 34, ASM1920278v2, whole genome shotgun sequence genomic DNA carries:
- the LOC125043826 gene encoding putative inorganic phosphate cotransporter has translation MTIRRPSHDAAAVKSEPLKLPANRRTRVPARFLIALMAFSGITLNYILRVNINFAVVAMVKHSPANASAAAVNHTASDSGEDLLFLNGSARMGLYNATEADGGLAVLVAQKEQEKDATSAELDKCPAPKEHTESHATYHGDLPWSEWTQGLVVGAFYYGNVCTQVGGGRLAEVWGSRRVMGVAMLASALLTLLQPVAARASYVFLIFVRIFIGLFLGVTTPATQALLAGWAPPMERSTISSFVYAGAPAGTIVAFPVSAFIIETMGWEAVFYLQGTLALLWCIGWYYVVTDSPKDFHWISDDEKQYITSSIGISKDKKTPPTPIKQMVTSLPVWSVIISAVGNNWGFYTLLTIVPQYMKTIMHKDIKTNAMLSGLPYVGMWAWSLVAGVAGDWLMRRRNVRTVVVRKTANTIANVGPALCLMGLLFVKCDWWATVALMSLAVTAVGAIYSGHYVNPIDLAPNFAGTMSGIVNTVGNVPGFLAPLAAGYITDKQSTLTQYRKVFIIAAVVYIVDAIVYLLFASGEEQSWNSMPEDADPESGAAPEATQQKGGSGDSFKESGVLKGVFVQSDQREDVVSQQKERHEGKGAPRGSRKAVLQSTPSGDDAGHTNKAYCSTEGE, from the exons caCGGGTCCCGGCGCGCTTCCTCATAGCGCTCATGGCCTTCTCTGGCATCACCCTCAACTACATCCTGCGAGTGAACATCAACTTCGCCGTGGTGGCCATGGTCAAGCACAGCCCCGCCAATGCCTCAGCAGCGGCGGTGAATCACACAGCGTCGGATAGCGGTGAGGACTTGCTCTTCCTCAACGGATCCGCGCGGATGGGCCTCTACAACGCGACGGAGGCGGACGGGGGGCTGGCCGTGTTGGTAGcgcagaaggagcaggagaaggacgcGACTTCGGCGGAGCTCGACAAGTGCCCCGCGCCGAAGGAACACACGGAGTCGCATGCTACATAT cacggTGACCTCCCGTGGAGCGAGTGGACGCAAGGGCTGGTGGTGGGCGCCTTCTACTACGGCAACGTGTGCACGCaggtgggcggcgggcggctcGCGGAGGTGTGGGGGTCGCGGCGTGTGATGGGCGTCGCCATGCTCGCGTCCGCCCTCCTCACGCTGCTGCAGCCCGTCGCCGCCCGCGCCAGCTACGTCTTTCTCATCTTCGTCAGGATCTTCATCGGCCTCTTCCTG GGCGTGACGACCCCCGCTACCCAGGCGCTCCTAGCGGGCTGGGCGCCCCCCATGGAGAGGTCGACCATTTCTTCTTTTGTGTATGCAG GAGCACCAGCGGGAACTATCGTGGCCTTCCCCGTGTCTGCCTTCATTATCGAGACGATGGGCTGGGAAGCGGTGTTCTACCTGCAGGGAACTCTCGCCCTTCTGTGGTGCATCGGCTGGTACTACGTCGTTACCGACTCGCCGAAGGACTTCCACTGGATCTCCGACGACGAGAAGCAGTACATCACCTCCTCCATCGGCATCAGCAAGGATAAGAAG ACTCCGCCCACCCCAATAAAGCAGATGGTGACGTCACTTCCGGTGTGGTCCGTGATCATCTCCGCCGTGGGAAATAATTGGGGATTCTACACTTTGCTGACTATCGTGCCACAGTACATGAAGACCATCATGCACAAAGACATTAAGACG AACGCGATGCTGTCAGGCCTGCCATATGTGGGCATGTGGGCGTGGTCTCTGGTCGCAGGCGTGGCTGGTGATTGGCTAATGAGAAGAAGGAACGTCCGTACTGTTGTTGTCAGGAAGACTGCCAACACCATAG CCAACGTGGGCCCGGCGCTGTGCCTGATGGGCCTCCTCTTCGTCAAGTGCGACTGGTGGGCCACGGTGGCGCTCATGTCCCTCGCCGTCACGGCCGTCGGGGCCATCTACTCAGGCCACTACGTCAACCCCATCGACCTGGCGCCCAACTTCGCCGGCACCATGAGTGGCATCGTCAACACGGTTGGAAATGTGCCCGGGTTCCTGGCGCCCTTGGCGGCTGGGTACATCACCGATAAGCAG TCGACGCTGACGCAGTATAGGAAGGTATTCATCATCGCCGCCGTCGTGTACATCGTGGACGCGATCGTCTACCTGCTGTTCGCCTCGGGAGAAGAGCAGAGCTGGAACTCCATGCCCGAAGACGCCGACCCAGAGAGCGGAGCCGCCCCTGAAGCCACGCAGCAGAAGGGTGGTTCCGGAGACTCCTTCAAGGAGAGCGGGGTACTCAAAGGTGTCTTCGTCCAGAGTGACCAGAGGGAAGATGTTGTATCCCAGCAGAAGGAGAGGCACGAAGGGAAGGGGGCGCCGCGAGGCAGTAGGAAGGCCGTCCTGCAGAGCACACCCTCAGGGGACGACGCAGGACACACCAACAAGGCCTACTGCTCCACCGAGGGAGAATAG